A stretch of DNA from Candidatus Izemoplasma sp.:
CAACAATGGCAAAGTCACTATTCTTATCGTGTAAATTATTTACTTTGTTATGGGCTTTTTGCTTTTTTTCTAAAATCGTATTTGCTTCTTCTATCCCCTCTTCTGAGGTAATAATGTTATAGAAGTGATTGTGTTCTAATGCCATTCCCCCTAGAAAATCTGCATAATACGTATACGATACTGTTCTTGGAGTCCCTCTTACTTTCCCCCGACAATAAAACCAACTGAGAGCATATCTTGATGCCGCTTGCTATCTGGTGAAAAGAACTTTATGCCACTAATATTATCATATAATCTCCATACCGTATGTATTAAGTGTTTTAATACTGTTATATCTTTATAAAATAATGCTTTTATTGTTGCCCAATCCCAAGTTGACACTGTCTTTATTGCACCAACAAGTGACTCTTCTTCATAAATATAGACAAACACGGTCTTGGATGGTGAAGCATGCTCTGTAAATTGATTATTATACGCTCTTAAATACTGTAAGATATCATCATAATAAAGTGACACTCCACAGACTTTATATTCAATCATAGGTTTTCATCATTTCTAAATAAACTGTCTACCCTATATTTTACCACAAGTTTTAAGAAACAAAAAAAGAAGGCATTCTGCCTTCTAAAAATAACACACCACTTAAATACACATTACTTTTTAAATGCATTAAGTACCCATAATAATAGTACGGCGCCACCAATCGCTATTAGCATTCCATTCAAACTAAAATTTGAAAATGATCCAATACCAAATAATGAGGCGATCCATCCACCAATAAATGCACCGAGTAAGCCAACGACAATATTAGCTAACAAGCCCATACGTTTATTACTACCAGTAATAATACTTGCGATCCATCCTACAAATGCACCAAAGATAATCCATAAAAGAATGTACAAAGACAACACCTCCATAGTTTTTATTTTTATTGTGTGTATTCTAATTCTATAATATCAAAGAACATTAAAACTAACAATGATAAGACAATAAAAACAACTCAAGAGATGTATCCTATAAATCTTGAAATACTTTTAATTCCTTCCTGTACTGATCCGCTCTAGGAAAGTTATGACTGTTAGAGCATCTTCATGACTTACAGGCAATTTCCGATTTTCTCTTATAGCTTTAGCTAGCTGATCAAAATAACTTAAATAGTTACCGACAAGTTTTTTATGTGTTGTCTTTTCCCCATTGAGATTGAAGAAATCGTAGGTAGACTTATCGCCATAATTTTCATCTAGCGGTCTAATTCCAGCAAGTAGTTGATTTTCCTGTTCATCCATTTTATAAAAGTAAAATGTTCCTTTGTTCGTATGTAATTTATACCGAACATCTTCTTTTGATGCATGGAGACATGATTTTAAGCGCACCATTTTATCGTTATACTCGAGTTCCATTGAGAAAAAGTCAGAAATTTTACTATGTGGTCGCAATGACTTTGTAATTCCATATAATGATTCAGGGTATCCAAAAAGATGCAGCGCTTGATCTAAGAAATGTGTTCCTAAATCATATAAAACATCTGATCCTTGATGACCTTGTTCATGCCAATCACTATGATCAATAGTTAAGACACTTCTATCCCAGGTTGCCTCTAACTCATACAGTTTAATATCATCATTTAGTAGTTTCTTAATGGTTAAGAAGTCTCCATCAAACCGTCTGTTTTGATAGACGGTAATGACCTTATTAAGTGATTTTGCTTTTTTGATTAACGCTTTTGCTTCTTTTTGAGTTGTTGCGAAAGGTTTTTCAATCAAGACATGCTTATGTGCCTCTAATGCTTTCATCGCATGATCATAATGTAAGTGTGCTGGTGTTGCGATAATGATAAGCTCAATATCGTCATTATCTAACATTGCTTTATAATTATCATATAATGTTATTTTTGGATAATCTTTTTTTGCTTGTCTTCCGTGGCGCTGTACAACAGCGCTTAACTCGAACGCATCATGTGACTCAATAAAGGGACATTGAAATATCCGTCCCGAAAATCCATAACCTAATACACCTGTTTTAATTGTTTTCATTATTATACCCTTCATTCATTGTATTCTGTTTCTATTATATCATTTATCTCTAGTTAGTCATAGCATATATGGTATAATGAACCTATCACTTAAGAAATGAGGAATATATATGAACACAACATTTCCAATGATTGTCAAATTTACGGTTAAAAAAGAGCACCTAGACTTTGTTAAAGAGAAACTTATAGAACTCGTTAACATAACCAAGAAAGAAGATGGTTGTATTCTTTATGAATTACACCAAGATAAAGAATCTTCCCATGTCTTTGTCTTTTATGAGGTATGGCAAACACAAGAACACTGGGCCAAACACGACCAAAGTCCTCATGTCCAAAAGTTCTTAAAAGTTACTGATGATTGTTTTGAACGGGTTGAGGTCAATAAACTTACAAAAATTTAAACGTCCTTTAATTTGGGACGTTTTTTTATAACTATCACCTTTAAAGTTACCTATTTAGCTCCAATTATGGCTTGTTATTTCCCTCCAAAGGTCTTCAGAATTCAAACACATCATAGAATATGATAGATTACATTGGATTTACAATCATCTTTTTTTCACTATTTCACTACCTCTAGCTTAGCATACCCCCAAATATTATCATATTACTGCATTTAATAAGCAACCAAAAAACACCCCATAATGAGATGTCTATGTTTCTATTATTTTAATAAGAAGAAATTTTGTGTACCTTGAGAGTAGTTCCCTACTTCTTCTCCTTGAATTAATGGAAGTATATAATCATAAAATGATTGATGCATCTTTAATCCATTTAACATTGTTTTTGGTATACACCGTTCACGGTTTGCGATAGATGCGATATCCTTGATATTATAAGTTACTAAATAGGGGTTGTTCGAAACCCGTTTGATCGTCACCATCATTGAGGTATGCCCTTCTTGAATACACTTTACAGCTGTTCTTCCAACCATTTCAGCCTCTAAAACATCTTGTTTACTTCTTAAAAAAGCAGCAGCCCTCTGAGTTGAAGACAACTCAATTACCCGTGTTTTAATGTTTAGTGTTGATTCTACAGCTGCGGCTAAATAGGATGCAACACCACCAAGTTGTGTGTGACCAAATGAATCCTTTTGAGCATCCCTTGAGCCAAAAAAGTTCCCAGTTTCATCTTTTATACCTTCACTAACAACAACCAAACAATTATGATTTGGC
This window harbors:
- a CDS encoding GlsB/YeaQ/YmgE family stress response membrane protein, producing the protein MYILLWIIFGAFVGWIASIITGSNKRMGLLANIVVGLLGAFIGGWIASLFGIGSFSNFSLNGMLIAIGGAVLLLWVLNAFKK
- a CDS encoding Gfo/Idh/MocA family oxidoreductase: MKTIKTGVLGYGFSGRIFQCPFIESHDAFELSAVVQRHGRQAKKDYPKITLYDNYKAMLDNDDIELIIIATPAHLHYDHAMKALEAHKHVLIEKPFATTQKEAKALIKKAKSLNKVITVYQNRRFDGDFLTIKKLLNDDIKLYELEATWDRSVLTIDHSDWHEQGHQGSDVLYDLGTHFLDQALHLFGYPESLYGITKSLRPHSKISDFFSMELEYNDKMVRLKSCLHASKEDVRYKLHTNKGTFYFYKMDEQENQLLAGIRPLDENYGDKSTYDFFNLNGEKTTHKKLVGNYLSYFDQLAKAIRENRKLPVSHEDALTVITFLERISTGRN
- a CDS encoding putative quinol monooxygenase, with the translated sequence MNTTFPMIVKFTVKKEHLDFVKEKLIELVNITKKEDGCILYELHQDKESSHVFVFYEVWQTQEHWAKHDQSPHVQKFLKVTDDCFERVEVNKLTKI